TCGTCGGCCGGTCGATCCACGAACGCAACGCCTGGACCGACGTGCTGAACCTGGCTCAGATCGAGTTGCTCACTCGCTACAGAGATGCGCCCGAACAAGACCGCCAGCGCCTCGGGGCGGCGCTACAGGCCAGCGTCAACGCCATCGCAGCCGCCATGCAGTCGACCGGCTGAACAAGACCGCTACTCGCTCAGCACGAAGCCGCGGTCGTCCCAGATCTTCTGGAGGCGTTGCTCAATGCCACCGCCGGGCGTGAGTTCGCGGCCGCAGGCAACCAGCAGGTCGACCAGGCCATCAAAGTCGCTCAGCGCGATCTGCTCGCTGCCGATCGCCGGTGGCGTGGTATTCGTGCCGGCCTGCACGGCGGCAAGGTCGGCCATGTTGTGGTAGTTGCCCAGCGGCAGGCACACGCACGTCGCTTCGTACCCGGCCGCGCAGAACACCGTCGCCTCGCACGCGCCGCCGGCCATGAGCTTGCGCTGCCAACGCCACTTGGGCATGTCGGCCTGCTTCTGCGCCGCCGTAGGCGTCGCCGGACCACCGGCAATCGCTTCGGCACGCGCCGCAACCGCCGCCGTCAGCCGCGGCGTGAAGACCGTCAGCCGATCTCCGACCCGCACGATGGGTCCACCGCCGATCGGCGAATCATCGAACGCCCGGCTGTTCTCCAAGGCGATCACGGGCGAGTCTTCGGGGATCGTCTTGCTCCGGCATGCGCCGATAGCTCCGACGAAGCCGATCTCCTCAGCCCGCGTAAAGAACACGCGCGCATCGCGCCCGATGGACTCGCCCTCGGACTTGAGCTTCAACAAGGCATCGAGCGACGCCAGTGCGGCAGCCGCCGCCGCAAGATCATCGCACGCCGGAGCGTGCAGGATGCCCTCGGTAACGAACGCATCCGGCAACGCCCACGTTGCGATATCTTCGGTGGACAGGCCCTCCGTCGTGTGGCCCTCGTCCAGCCTCGCTCGATATCGGCTGAACAACTCGTTGTCCGCGGACTGCGGCACGACCCGTTCCACGATGGTGGCGGGCATGCACTCGCCCTGCGCCGGGTGGACGTGCACCCGAGCATCCTTGAAGTAGTCCTCCATCACGCCACCGCGGAACGCGAGCACCAGTTCCTGCTCACCCTCGATCGCATCGACTGCAAACCCAGGATGATCCAGGTGGGCTGTGATGTAGACCGGGTCGCCCGGGGCGAACGGCTCGGTCCGCCGGATCGTCATGTTGCCGTGGACGTCGGTCGAGATCGTCAGTTCGGGCCGCTGCGAAACCCAGTCCCGGATCCACCGGATCACGCGGCCCTCTCGGCCGGCCACCGTGGGGATGCTGGTCAACGTGGCCAGCCAGTCGTGATGCACCTGGCGAGCCTCGGCGGACAGTTCGGGTGTCTGCGTTGTCGTCATAGATCAGCATAGGTCGGCAGGCCCCGGGCCTTCGCCGAACCTCGGAACCGCAGCATTGGTATCGCCTGGCCATGGCGTGGCGGTCGCGACGCAAACACCGGTGTGAAGCCGTGGCGACAGCGAGCCACGTGATTTAGCGAGATCGGGTTCCTCGACTCGCGTTCGGTTGGCGCCGTCCTGGAGCGTGGGCGTGCAGGTCATTCGCCGGCGGGCGCTCGATCCGGGAGATCTGCTGCTCTTCGGAACGAGACAGGGCGCCGGCCGCGTCGTTCGCGGTGGCGCCCTGCTGGTGCTTCTCACCCTGGCATCGCTCGCCTGGGGCCTGACCCGGCGGCGTATCGACACGTCGTCGCGCCCCGATTAGCGTGTGCCGACGGCGACCTCGACGCCGGGTTCCCAGGTCGCCACGACCATATTGCCGGCGACCATCGCCTGGATGTTCACCCCACCACTCACGCGGTAGATGAAGTACGTCTCCTGCACGGCCCGGCTCTGGCTCACCGTGAAGGGCAGTCGGCTGAGGTCGGTGATGGGCTGACCGGGCGTAAACCCGATGTACGTGTTCGCATCCTCGATGCAGATGTAGCCCACCGGCGGATAGAGCTGGCCCTGATCATCCACCAGCATGGGCGCCTGGTTGCCGTCGAGGTTCTGGAACACAGGACCATTCAACGCCAGCGGCGAGTCGCGACCGACATCGACCTGGACGATCCGCACGTCGCGCGACTGGGCAAAGCCGCCCACCCGAAGGGCCGGGTCGATGAACTGGCCCCGCAGCGAGTTGGAAGTGTACTGCTCGATGCCACCCACGATGGTGTAGTAGCGATCGCTGTCGCCCTTGAACACTTCCAGCCCGCGCTCGGTGCCCTTCTTGATCAGCAGCCGACCGGGCAGCGTGTTCTGGAGGTACATGTAGTACTCGGACGGATCCAGTTCCTCACGGCCACGCATGGTCTCCAGTCGCACCGCCATGCTGGCGTCCATGTCGGCCAGATCGACGCCACCGTACTCGAACGTCGGCACCGCGTCATCGCGCGCCGTCGTGGTCGAGAAGGTCATATCCGGCTGCTTCTCGAGCTGCTGGCGAGCACCGCGGATGTAGATGGCAATCGGCCGATACCCGCGAGGCAGCGCGAAATCAAACGCCATGATGGCCTTGGCCCCACCGCCGACCGACGCGATGAACGTCTCGTCGGCATCGAAGCGGAACCGTGCCAGCGTCGGCTCTTCGGCATCGGCCTGGCTGATGACCGCCGAGGGATGGAACGCCCGGGTGTACCCGGTATCCCCCTGCTCGGCCACGAGCCGCACCTGCGCGTTGCCCAGCACGATCTTGGCGCCACCACCCAGTTCGCGGGCCAGCGCGTCGAACTCAACGACCACGCCGGCGACGTAGCCGTTGGAGATCTCCTCGCCATCCAGGCCTATTACGCGCTGCTGCACGTTCTGCCAGCGGTCTCGCATGAGCTCCTGGATGCTTCCACCGCGATCGATGTCGCCCAGCGCGTACCACTGGATGACCTTAAACTCCTCGGGCCGAGACGCATTGCGGCTTTGGCCGGCGAACGTCGTCCTCATGGCCGAACCCATCTCGTGGAAACCAGGATGCCACTTGGCCAGCGGCTGGCTCGTCGCCAGTGAACCGCGCGACATCCACGAATACAGCTCCGCGGTCCATTCGTCGACGTAGGGGCGGAATGGCGAGGAGTTGCGCACCACGCTACCGCGAGCGCCGCCGCCTTCCTGCGTGAACACCAGGCCCTGGACGGGCTTGTCGGGCCCGAAGCGCATCATGCTCAGCGACATCAGGATGAAGCCCACCGTGATAACGCCCGTGCCCAGGCCGCACACGCCCGCGCCAACGTACTCAACGTTCTCGTGGAACTTAAGGTTATTGGGCACGATCTTGTCGACCACGACCCGGAACAACGCCAGCGAGATCGCAAAAGACAATCCCAGCGACACGCCGTGGGCCGTATCACGAAGGATCGTCCCGATGCCGCGGCTGGGAGCCTGGCTGAGCACCAGCATCGTCAGCGGCTCGTAGACCGCAAAGGCCACCGCACCCGCGGCAAGCACGCACAGCAGGTGCAGGAACGCACTGAAGAATCCGCGGATTACCCATACCCACGTGAAGATGAGCACGGCAGCCAAGGCAAAGACGGTAAAAAGCATCGCAAAACTCCTTGCGGGCAGGCTGTTCAGGCGCCGGCGGCTGCGGCGGGCTTGGGCGACGAGGCAGACTTGCTCTTGGAAGAACCAACCGTCACGCGGATCACCTCGTCCACGCTGGTCTCGCCTTCCACGGCCCGGATGATGGCGGCCTGCTGAATCGTGGGCACGCCCTGCTTGCGGAATGCAGTGGCCAGGGCGTTCATGTCGCCCTGCTCAATCGCTGCCTTCTCTTCCGATCCGATCTCGAACAACTCGAAGACGCCGATCTGGCCCACGAAGCCCGTGCCGCCGCTCTCTGGGCACGGCACCATCTTCTTGTTGACTTCCACGTGCGTCCGATGGCGGTACAAAGTCTTCACCTTCTCGGGCGACAGTCCCAGCTTCTTCAGCATGTCCGGACTGGGCACGTACGCCTCGCGGCTCGACTTGGCCAGGGCCCGCACCAGTTTGCCCGCCAGCACGCCGCGCAGGGCTTTCGCGGCCAGCGCATTGTCGTGCAACGCCCGGCGATAGATCTCCACGGCCTGAAGTGCGTTCTCGGCGGGAATCGAGAGATACACGCGTGTGTGATCCAGGTCGCCCTTGGCCGACTCAACCGCGGTGGCCTCATCGACCAGTTCGGCAACACCGACGACGCTGGGGTCACGACGAAGGATCGAACGGAGCAGCGTCGCGTGATCCGGTCCGCCGCCGGTGGGGCTCCAGTCGTTCTGGCGGATGCCTTCCAGCGTGTCCTGCTGTTCGAGCTCGATCGTCTGGATGTTCGACGTGTACGCGTCGTGCATCTTCAGAACGCTGTAAAGAAGCGTGGTTCGGCCCATGCCCTTGGGCGCGGCCAATAGAACGACGCCGGTGCCATCGTCCACGAGCTTCTGGAGCAGCTCGCGCTGCTGGGGCAGCAGCCCGAGGTTCTCGCCCTTGCGGCGAACGGACTTGGCGGGGTCGACCACCATCGTCAGCTTCAGGCCCTGCTGGCCGCCACTGGTGATGATGCGAAGATGGTGCCGCTCGCCACCCTTGGAGATGTCCGGCTCGCCCACCTGCCGACGACGCTCGCCCGGCTCGAGGCCGGACGCACTCTGCCAGAACGCGATGACGCGCATGGCGTCCTGCGGCGCCATCGGCTCGCCCACGACCGAGCGCAGACCGTCCACCGTGTGAGCGACCACGTATCCCTTGTCGCCGGCCGGCAGCAACTCGATCTTGTGGGCCCGCGCCGCCACGCCGTCGATGTAGAGCTTCTCCGCCGCCGCTCGCACGACCATCTCGTTGGTGCCCTCTTCGGGCGCCTCCATCGAAACGCCGTCCGGCTTGACGATCGAAAGCTGCACGCCGGTGACCTTGCGCGCCTCGCGGGCCTCCTTGCGCGCCTCCATCCAGCTGGCGATGTTCATCGTCAGCTTGTGCTCTTCGGGCACGCGTTCGTCCTTGTTGGCCGATTGCACGTACATGAAGGGCGGCACGGCGAGCAGCAGGGCCACGACCGGCACCGCCGCGAGGAACGCCACGATGCCCGTCAGCGGATTGAGCACGATGACGGCGATTGCCAGCAACGCCGTCACCATGTATGCCAGGTTCCACTTCTCGCGTGGCAGATAGAACCTCGCCGCGTGCTTGTCGGCAACGCTGGAGACGAACCATCCCCAGACCGCAAACATCGCCACGAAGATCAACGCCTTCCACCACGAGGCGAGCACGAACGCGGTGGCATCGGCAAGAACCGCCGATGGCGCGGGGGTGAGCAAGAGCTGGGTCAGATCCACGAGTGGCGTTCCTTTATCGTGTCAAGGGCCAGTCGGCTGAAAAGCCCAGCCGTCCAACGACGCCGGGCGGATTGGATAAACTGCATCAGCGCTTCTGCGACGCGCCGCCGAACTTCTTCAGACGCATCTGGAGGTCGTCCTTGTTGGGGCTGCTCTCCATGGCGATACGCTGGTGGATGTACTCTTCCTCGATCAGCTTCACGAGCCAGGCGTTGAAGTCCACCATGCCCTGCTGCTGGGCTTCGATCGAGTTGAGGTACTCGCGAAGCTCGCCCTCACGCTCTTCCAGGATGTGCTTCTGCACGACAGTGTCGTTGATCAGGATCTCGATCGCAGGGATACGCGGGATGTTCTCGTGCAACGTGGGCAGCAGCTTCTGGTACACGAACGCGCGCATCTGGTAAGCCAGCATCCGCCGGATGCCCTCGACCTCTTCGGTCTCGAACAGGCCGTAGATACGGCTGAACGTCTGCGTCGTGCTCGAGGCGTGGATGGTTCCGTACACCAGGTGGCCCGTCTCGGCGGCGTTGAGCGCGGCCTCGAACGTGTCCTTATCGCGCATCTCGCCGATGAGCACGGTGTCGGGGTTCTCGCGTACAAGCGCCTTGAGGGCGATCTTGAAGTCCAGCACGTCGATGCCAATCTCGCGCTGGTTGATGGTCGCCTTCTTGTCGTGGAAGATGTACTCGATCGGATCCTCGATCGTCACGATGTGGATCGGCTTGCGCTGGTTCACGTAGTCGATCATCGAGGCGATCGTGGTCGACTTACCCGAACCGGTCACGCCGCTGAGCAGCACGATGCCCTGGGGCTGCAGGGCGATCTGGCCCATGACCTCGGGTAGGTGCAGCTTCTCGAAAGGCAGGATGTTGCTGGTGATCAGGCGGGCCGCCAGGGAGATGTGACCGCGGGCCTTGAACAGGTTCATGCGGAAGCGGGCGCTCTCGTCGTAGTCATACGCGAAGTCGACGCTGCCGTAGTGGGCGAGGTCCTTGAGCTGGTCTTCATCCAGCGTCACCTTGATGATCTCCGCCCAGTCCTCGGCCGTCACCGGCTTGGTGTCCAGAGGCTTCAGGGCGCCGCGCATCCGCAGCTTGGGCGGTTGGTCGGTCTTGATGATCAGGTCCGATGCGCCGAACTTGATACACGCCTTGAGGAACTCGCCAAGCCGGGTCGCGTGCGGGTCGCGCTGCCCGCCGAAGATGTCCGCGATCGGGGCCGTATGGCCCTCGGTTTCATCGCCCTGGACCGCCGTGTGTGCACTGCTCATGCTCTGCCAACTCCCGTCGCCGCCGGGCGACGCAAAAACCGAAGCATCGTTTCCGGCCTCCAGAAGAGGCCTACCAGATCCGACACGGGCAGGTTGCCCGACCGCCACGAGGGCTGGGGTTCGCCCCTACGGCATACGCAGGATCGAGCCCTAAATGTAGCGCCACTCACCCCCCCGACCGTTACCGACGATGGCCCATTCTTTGCTCTGAAGAGTCAGATTCCGGGTTCTCGTCGACGATGGCAGCCGGTCGGGGCCTTTCGTGGACCCTGTTCGTAGGCGCGCGGGGGCGAGTTCCCCAGCCGCGCGCCCCCGTTGGGCGCACGAAAAGGGGCCCGCGCGGGCCCCTCAAGTCGTCGGCGTCCTGGGCGTCAGGCGGTCGGTGCGACCTCGCCCGCCTCGGCGTTCTGCTCTTCCTCTTCCTGGTTGACGCCCAGGAAGTTGGCCTCGAGCTCGACGCGCAGCTTCTCCATCGCCTTGTTCTGGATCTGGCGGACACGCTCCTTGGTGACGCCGATGATCTGCCCGACCTGCTCAAGGGTCATGGGCTTCTCTTCGCCGCTCTCCAGCCCGAAGCGGTGCTCGATCACGGTCCGCTCCACGTCGGTCAGGTCGGCACGGTTATCCATGACGATCCGCTTGACCTCCTCGGCCGCGTCACGCTCGAAGTCGGCCCGCTTGGTCTCCAGGAAGTTGGACTTCTCCAGCTTCGGATCGAAGTCGGTCGGGAAGCGCTGGCGGTACTTGCTCAGCTTCATGCCCTGGCGGCTGAAGGCCTTCAGGATCGCACGACAGGCGTACGTGCTGAACTTGTAGCCGCGACCAGCGTCGAACTTGTCCACCGCGCGGAGCAGGGCCATGTTGCCCTCGCTCACCAGGTCGGCAAAGTCGACTTCGCTCATGCGGGTCCGCTTGGCCATCGCCAGCACGAGAGCCAAGTTGGTCTCGGCGATCTGCTCGCGGATCAGGTCGGCCCGACGGTACCACCACAGGATCTTCTCGGCCTGCTCGGGGTTCGGCTTGCGGTTGGGGTTCTCCCAGACCTCCTGCTGGAGCATCCACACGCGATGCCGCGCGTAGTTGAACTGGTGGAACAGCACCTTTTCCTCGGCCGCCGTCAGGATGACCTGCTGGCTGCTCTTGACGGTACGGGTCCGCGTGGCCGACAGGTCGTCCATCACCGGGTGATACCACGCGGTATCGGGCTTCTGGATCTCGGGCGCCTCCTCGTAGATCTTGCCCTCGGCGCCGTCCTCGTAGAAGGCCGGGCTGTCGATGTAGTCCATCTCCTGGGCCATGATCTGGTCGAGCAGCCGCTCATCGTCGGGGCTCAGGCGACGGCGGGCGCCGCGCGCTACGACACCCTGACCGGCAATGCCGGCGTGCTGCCTGCGCCGAGCCTGCTCCAGCGGGCTCGGTCCTTTGCCACGATTCTGCCTCATCGGTCACTTCCCTTCGCACTGGCCGGAACCCTTCAGGGTCCGGGCCGTGCGGCGACCCGCCAAGGGTCTTGCCATGCCGCACGTCATGCTGCCTTGCACTCGGGACGGATCACACCGGCCCGCGCGAATAACCCAACACCACTGGGTACGGCCTTGTTCGCCCGAGTGATACCAAAACCCGAGCGGCCGAACCACAATCACCACCCCGCCTCCCTCAAACGAGGGATTCGGGCCCCATCAAGACTCGTACGGTCCTCCTACCGCCGAGACACGCAAAACACGGGTTTGCCCGTATACGAAAACACGGTTGAACCCTTGCTCGGTTGTCTTCGGCTCCGTCAGCGGCCTTCGCTTCGCCCTGGCTCGCTGCCCGTCGGAGACGCACCCATGATATACGACATGCGCAAAGAAAAAGTTTCCTCGCGGGCCGCGATCACAACCGAATTCGCCGACGAGTTGACTTTCGGACCCCACGACCTCGGCAGCGGATCGTGTCATCGCGTTCCCTGCGACGACCCGCGCGAGCACTCACGTCAAGATAACGGCAAATTTCGGTTCTGTCTATGCGTTTTGTCCAGATTTGTTTGGCGGTTATCCCTAATCGGCTCCCTTCGCTATGATCTGAAATGGCCAGCCCCAACCGCCGCACTGGCTGGAAAAAAAATGCGATCGTGACAGGGGTCGTCCTGTCGCCGATCGCGGTTTTGATCGTGTTGTTCTGGCTTTTGAACCGGGCGTACCAGGCCGAACTCGAATCCGGCGCGACCTCCCGGCCGGCGGATCAGCCCCGCGCCTTGCCGTAGAGCTCGCCCACCTTGTTCCAGTTAACGACGTTCCACCACGACTTCACATAGTCGGGGCGGCGGTTCTGGTAGTTCAGGTAGTAGGCGTGCTCCCAGACGTCGATGCCCAGGATCGGGGTGTGGCCGTCCATCAACGGGCTGTCCTGGTTGGGGGTGCTGGTCACCTGGAGCTTGCCGCCCCCGTCGACGACCAGCCAGGCCCAGCCCGAGCCGAAGCGGCCCGCCGCGGCATCGGCAAAGTCCTGCTTGAACTTGTCGAAACCCCCCAGGTCGCTCTCGATGGCCTTGGCGAGATCGCCCTGGGGCGATCCCCCGCCGTCGGGGCTCATGACCTGCCAGAACAGGCTGTGGTTGGCGTGGCCGCCGCCGTTGTTGATCACGGCCTGCCGCTTTTCCTGCGGCACGTCGTTGATATTGCGAAGCACTTCTTCGATGGGCTTGCTGGCCATCGGCGAGCCCTCAAGGGCCTTGTTGACCTTGTCGACGTATCCCTGGTGGTGCTTGCCGTGATGGATCTCCATCGTCTTCGCGTCGATGTGCGGTTCGAGCGCGTTCTTGGGATAGGGCAAATCGGGCAGTGTATATGCCATGATGAACTCTCCTTCATATCCGGGCCCATGCGGCCGGTCCGGGCTCGTCGCGCTGCATGAGGCGCGACCGCCATGTATGGGCCATGATACGGGCTGACGCCGGGCTCGTGCGTTGCACCCCGAAGTTGCTGGTTGTCTGCAGTCGGGGAACGGAAAACCCCCCGCCGTCGAGGCGAGGGGCATGGTCGAATCAAAACGTGTGCGACGCGCCAGGCTTACTCGCAGCCGGCGTCGAACTCGTTCTGGAATGCGAGGAAGTCGAAGAGCGTCAGCGAACCATCGCCATCGAAGTCCGCGAGCGGATCACCGGCATCGAAGGCGTTCTGGAACGCCAGGAAGTCGAAGATGGTCAACTGGCCATCGCCGTCGAAGTCGGCGCGGCAAGGCTCGCCACCGGCGAACACCATGTCGTCGGCATCGAAGATCTCACCCACCGCCGTCCCGCCGTAGCTGGGCGACGCGATGATGCGCACTTCGCTCACCGGCTCGCTGCTGGTGAAGCCCAGGAACGTGTCGTCGAAGCCCGTGGCGTAGTCAAACACATCGGCCACGCCCTGATCGGTCTCGATCGCGATGCCGATGCCCGACGCGGCGCCGAAGGTCTCCCAGCCGAACGCCTGGATGGGGCTGTCGAACGTGAAGACGTACTCGACGTGACCGGTGGCCGGAAAAATGGATCCCTGGAAGGTGCCATCGGCGATGGCGGGCGAGCCGGTGGTGCTGTCGACGCCGATCACTTCGATGCTGCCCCAGTCGGTCGCAATGACGCCCGAGGAGGGCTGGAGCGGATCGACCAGCAAGCCGCCGAAATCTTCGGTCAGGAAGTCGCCGCTGACGATTGGGTCGCTCTCCCACAGGGCCCGGTCGCCGTAGTCAGTAAACTGCGCTTGGGCGGCCGCCGTCACGCCGGCCAGGGCCAGAACGCTCGTGATACCATACTTCATCTCTGATCCCCCTTCATTGGGTTGCATGCGTCTTGGAACTGCATGAATTCGAGTTTGTCCGAGGCTCGTACCGGACCTCAAAGTCTATTCGAGGACCCCACGAATTCACAACCAATTTCATCGCAACGATGGGAAAATCACCCCCGGGACATCCCAAGAAGCGGTATCACAACGCCCGATAGAGCCCATCGCGGGAGCCCCGCATGCTGAAGTCCGTCGTCATCGTCCTGGTAGTTCTGATAACCTTGGGCGTCGTCAGTGCCATCGGTTTGATGCAGGTCGGCGGCGTGGAAGGGTTGCGCACGCGTCTGACGCCTGCGGAAGAGCCCACGCGTGTCATCGTCGAGTCGGCCAGGCGCAGCGACCTGCGGCGCACCATCAACGCCCCGGGCGCCATCGAGCCCAAGCAACTCGTGCAGATTTCTGCTGAGGTCAGCGCGCGCATCGTGGCGTTGCCATTTGGCGAGGGCGACCCGGTGCGCGAGGGCGACATCATCTGCCGGCTCGACTCGATCGACCTGCAGGCCCGCCTGGACGCCGCCGAATCGAGGGTTCGTTCGCAGGAGAGCCAACTCGACGGCGCCCGAGCCGAGCTCGAACTGGCCCAGCTCGAGCTGGGGCGCTTGCAGGAACTGCTGGACACAAAGGACATCGCCAAAGCGGAGTTCGACGCCGCGAACACGCGCGTGCTTCAGGCGCGCAGCAGCGTGGCGGTGATCGAGGCGGGCATCGAAGCCGCCCGGGCCGACGTGCGCGCCGCCAAGCGCGACCTGGAGAACGCCGTCATCGCCAGCCCGATCTCGGGCCGCATCGTCAACCTCCCTGTCGAGGTGGGCGAGACCGTGCTGGGCACGTTCCAGAACCAAGGCTCGCTCATCATGGAAATCGCCGACCTGGGCACGATGCTCATGCAGGCGCGCATCGACGAAACCAGCGTCGGCCTCGTCGCCGAGGGACAGAGCGCCGATGTGCGGCTGCTGGCGTACGGCGATCGAGTCTTCGAGGGCGTGGTCGAGCGTGTGGGCCTGCAGCGTCGCGTGTTCACCGACGGCACCAGCTACGTGCAGGCGGAAATCCTGGTCGAACAGGCCGAGGGCGATCTGCTGCGGACCGGCCTGACCGCCAACGCCGATATTCACGTCGAGACCGTGCGTGACGCGATCGTGGTGCCCAGCCAGTCGGTGCTCGATCGCCGCGTGGAGAACCTTCCCGACAATGTCAGGGCCTCGCCGCTGGTCGATCGCCTTCGGACCTTCACGACCGTCGTGTACGTTTTGGATGGCGGGGTTGCCCGGGCCCGCCCGGTTCGCACGGGCGTGAGCGACCTGACCGACACGGTGGTGCTCGAGGGTCTGCAAGCCGGGGATCCCGTCATCACCGGCCCGTTCCGCGTGCTACGCGACCTCGAAGACGGCGATGCGGTCACCCGCGATGACGCCGATGCGCAAGACGTTGCCGAGACACCGGGGTCCACGCCCGAACAAGGAGCCGGCGATGCCCCGACGAGGACGGGCTGATCCCGAAGCCCCGGCCATCCGGGTCACGGGGCTCGAGAAGGTCTACAAGATGGGCGTCGAACGCGTCCGCGCGCTCGACGGCGTCGACCTGACCATCAACGCCGGTGAGTTCGTCGCCATCATGGGCGCGTCGGGCTCGGGCAAGAGCACGCTGATGAACATGCTCGGTTGCCTGGACCGCCCCACTGCCGGCGAGTACGAGCTGGCCGGCATTCCGACGCGAAAGATGAGCGCGACGCGGCTGGCCAAGGTTCGCAACGAGCGCATCGGATTCATCTTCCAGACGTTCGAGCTCCTGCCGCGTGCCTCGGCCATCCAGAACGTCATGTTGCCGATGATCTACAGCAAGAAGCACGCCTTCGGCGCCCGCGGGCGCGCCAAGGCGGCGCTGCGAAAGGTCGGACTGGGCGACCGCATGCGGCATCGACCCAATCAGCTCTCGGGCGGGCAGCGTCAGCGCGTCGCCGTGGCCCGCGCCCTGGTGAATGATCCGGCGATCCTGCTGGCCGACGAGCCGACCGGCAATCTCGACTCGCACACGACGACCGAAATCATCCGACTGTTCACCGACCTTCACAAGGAAGGGCAGACCATCGTCATCGTGACGCACGAAGAAGAGGTCGCCGGATATGCCGATCGGATCGTTCGGCTCCGCGATGGCCGCGTGTTCAGCGACATGTCAACGGCCGATGATCCGCTCCACACGGCCTACCTGCAGTCCATCGCGACGACGGCGGCCCGTCGGGCCCAGACCAGCGAAGCACAGGGAGCCCCGGCATGATCATCGTGCGTTTGCTCATGCAGACCGTGGTGCTGGCCATGGGCCAGATCTGGGCCAACAAGGTGCGGTCGTTGCTGACCACGCTGGGCATCGTCATCGGCGTGGCGGCCGTGGTGGCGACCGTCGCGGCCATCGAGGGCTTGCGCGGGTTCGTTCTGGCCGAGTTCGAGACTTTTGGCGCCACGAAGGTCTACATCGACGGCGACGTTCCCCAGAGCAAGCGGGCGGTCATGAGCTGGCGAGACGCCGCCCTCACGACCGACGAACTCGATGCCATCGTCGAACATGCGCCCTCCATCACCGCCATCACGCCGCACTGGTTTGCCTCGGCCCGCGTCGAGTACGGACAGTCGGCGATCGAGAGCGGCCGCGTCGTCGGCATCCGACCTCCATGGCATGAAATCGAGAATCGCCAGGTGCTTGAGGGCCGACCGTTCAATCAATTAGATGAAGAGCAGCGGCGGTACGCCCTGCTCATCAACGAGCGGGCAATCGAAGAACTCAACCTGC
This portion of the Phycisphaerales bacterium genome encodes:
- a CDS encoding efflux RND transporter periplasmic adaptor subunit; its protein translation is MLKSVVIVLVVLITLGVVSAIGLMQVGGVEGLRTRLTPAEEPTRVIVESARRSDLRRTINAPGAIEPKQLVQISAEVSARIVALPFGEGDPVREGDIICRLDSIDLQARLDAAESRVRSQESQLDGARAELELAQLELGRLQELLDTKDIAKAEFDAANTRVLQARSSVAVIEAGIEAARADVRAAKRDLENAVIASPISGRIVNLPVEVGETVLGTFQNQGSLIMEIADLGTMLMQARIDETSVGLVAEGQSADVRLLAYGDRVFEGVVERVGLQRRVFTDGTSYVQAEILVEQAEGDLLRTGLTANADIHVETVRDAIVVPSQSVLDRRVENLPDNVRASPLVDRLRTFTTVVYVLDGGVARARPVRTGVSDLTDTVVLEGLQAGDPVITGPFRVLRDLEDGDAVTRDDADAQDVAETPGSTPEQGAGDAPTRTG
- a CDS encoding ABC transporter ATP-binding protein, coding for MPRRGRADPEAPAIRVTGLEKVYKMGVERVRALDGVDLTINAGEFVAIMGASGSGKSTLMNMLGCLDRPTAGEYELAGIPTRKMSATRLAKVRNERIGFIFQTFELLPRASAIQNVMLPMIYSKKHAFGARGRAKAALRKVGLGDRMRHRPNQLSGGQRQRVAVARALVNDPAILLADEPTGNLDSHTTTEIIRLFTDLHKEGQTIVIVTHEEEVAGYADRIVRLRDGRVFSDMSTADDPLHTAYLQSIATTAARRAQTSEAQGAPA